A window of the Gossypium arboreum isolate Shixiya-1 chromosome 2, ASM2569848v2, whole genome shotgun sequence genome harbors these coding sequences:
- the LOC108467264 gene encoding DEAD-box ATP-dependent RNA helicase 37-like, whose protein sequence is MTTSWADSVADSASETVVSDNNSLRRPTRSTYVPPHLRNRPSSDTPNLSGPVTERTSFSGTTGVSQWSRPSIGGGGGGTKPEIGRQGHVYGSSGRGGGGWNNRSGGWNRREREVNPFDDNDEADVKDQAWDEQENSGINFDAYEDIPVEISGENVPPPVNTFVDIDLGELLNQNIRRCKYVKPTPVQRHAIPIVLGGRDLMACAQTGSGKTAAFCFPIISGIMQEQYVQRPRVARTVYPLALILSPTRELSCQIHDEVKKFSYQTGVKVVVAYGGAPITQQLRELERGVDILVATPGRLVDLLERARVSLQMIRYLALDEADRMLDMGFEPQIRKIVEQMDMPNRGVRQTMLFSATFPREIQRLASDFLANYIFLAVGRVGSSTDLIVQRVEFVQESDKRSHLMDLLHAQRENGAHGKQALTLVFVETKKGADSLEHWLCINGFPATTIHGDRTQQERELALRSFKSGKTPILVATDVAARGLDIPHVAHVVNFDLPNDIDDYVHRIGRTGRAGKTGLATAFFNEGNLSMARPLAELMQEANQEVPAWLTRYASRAPYGGNKNRRYGGGGGGRFGGRDFRREGSVGRNLDHYGGGNSGTAYGFPGNYGGGGYAPGMTSAWD, encoded by the exons ATGACAACTTCGTGGGCAGATTCTGTAGCAGACTCTGCATCTGAAACTGTAGTTTCAGACAACAATTCCTTACGTCGTCCAACTCGGTCCACTTATGTCCCGCCCCACCTTCGTAACCGTCCATCTTCCGACACACCTAACCTTTCAGGACCGGTTACTGAGAGGACAAGTTTTAGTGGTACCACCGGCGTGTCCCAATGGTCCCGGCCAAGCATTGGGGGCGGTGGCGGTGGGACTAAGCCCGAAATAGGGCGTCAGGGTCATGTATATGGCTCTTCTGGACGTGGCGGTGGTGGTTGGAACAATAGAAGTGGTGGTTGGAATAGGAGAGAAAGGGAAGTAAATCCATTTGATGATAATGATGAAGCTGATGTTAAGGACCAAGCATGGGATGAACAAGAGAATTCGGGGATCAATTTCGATGCTTACGAGGACATTCCGGTGGAAATTAGTGGTGAAAATGTGCCACCACCTGTAAATACATTTGTTGATATAGATTTAGGGGAGCTTTTGAATCAAAACATTAGGAGATGCAAGTATGTGAAACCGACTCCAGTTCAACGACACGCTATCCCTATAGTATTAGGAGGTAGAGATTTAATGGCTTGTGCTCAAACAGGGTCTGGGAAGACAGCTGCTTTCTGCTTTCCAATTATTAGTGGAATTATGCAGGAACAGTATGTACAGAGACCGCGTGTAGCACGAACTGTTTACCCTCTTGCTCTCATTTTATCTCCCACAAGGGAGCTTTCTTGTCAA ATACACGATGAGGTGAAAAAATTCTCATATCAAACTGGTGTCAAGGTTGTAGTTGCCTACGGAGGGGCACCAATTACCCAACAG TTGCGAGAGCTGGAGAGAGGAGTTGATATTCTAGTGGCAACTCCAGGGCGATTGGTTGATTTGCTAGAGAGGGCTAGAGTATCATTGCAGATGATAAGATACTTAGCGCTCGATGAGGCAGATCGTATGCTTGATATGGGTTTCGAGCCACAAATCAGGAAGATAGTGGAACAAATGGACATGCCTAATCGGGGTGTGCGACAGACAATGTTGTTTAGTGCCACCTTTCCAAGAGAGATACAG AGACTTGCATCTGATTTTCTTGCAAATTACATATTCTTGGCTGTTGGGAGGGTTGGTTCTAGCACGGATTTGATTGTTCAAAGGGTTGAATTTGTTCAAGAGTCTGATAAAAGAAGTCATCTCATGGATCTTCTGCATGCACAAAGGGAAAACGGAGCTCATGGAAAG CAAGCTTTGACATTAGTTTTTGTGGAGACAAAAAAAGGAGCTGACTCATTGGAACATTGGTTGTGCATTAATGGATTCCCAGCAACCACTATCCACGGTGATAGGACTCAACAG GAAAGGGAACTAGCATTGAGATCTTTCAAGAGCGGAAAGACCCCAATTTTAGTGGCAACAGATGTGGCCGCTCGTGGTCTTGATATACCCCATGTAGCTCACGTGGTCAACTTTGATCTCCCTAATGACATTGATGATTACGTCCATCGGATTGGAAGGACAGGGCGTGCCGGTAAAACAGGATTGGCAACTGCTTTCTTTAACGAAGGCAATTTGTCAATGGCAAGGCCACTAGCTGAGCTAATGCAAGAAGCAAATCAAGAGGTACCTGCATGGCTTACCCGATATGCATCCCGGGCTCCTTACGGTGGTAATAAAAACCGACGAtatggaggaggaggaggagggcGTTTTGGTGGGCGTGATTTCAGAAGGGAGGGTTCAGTTGGTAGGAACCTAGATCACTACGGCGGAGGTAATAGTGGCACTGCATATGGATTTCCCGGGAATTATGGCGGAGGAGGATATGCTCCGGGAATGACAAGTGCTTGGGATTAG